The window GCGATGGCCGGGGGCAGGGCCAGGCGCAGTCCGCGCCACCATGTGCTGTCCTTGGTCCGGGTCATAAGTCCTCCTCTCTTCCTCGGTCTGGGGTGCGGTATCGGCTCGGGCCTGGCGGGCCCGTATGCGTCAGCGCGTTGCGGCAGGCTACATTTTCGTTATCCCATAGCAAAATAATTCCATCGTGTGGAGAAAAATGTTCATCCGGGCCATGGCGCGGTGCGCGCGGCGCGTTTTCCGGACTGCTTCGGCGCTTGGCAGCCGCCGTTGCCCAGGGCCGGGCCGGGCGCGGATTGCGCCAAAGATATCAAGCCGTGAGGCCGAAGTTTTTGACCTGGGTCAAATTCCGGCGCCGGACCCGGAAACACCCGGCCGGAGCACGCAAAAAGGCCGGGGCGCGTGCCCCGGCCTTGCGTGTGGCGTGGCCCCTCGCGGGCGCCGGCTAGCCGAGGATGGCCGCCAGGTCCTCGTCGGGGGTGGTGATGGGCCGGATGCCGTAGTTCTGGACCAGGAAGTCCAGCACCGCCGGGGTGATGAACGCGGGCAGGCTCGGGCCCAGGCGGATGTTCTTCACGCCCAGGTGCAGCAGGGTCAGCAGGATGGCCACGGCCTTCTGCTCGTACCACGACAGGACCATGGACAGCGGCAGGTCGTTGACCCCGCAGCCGAAGGCGCCCGCCAGGGCCGTGGCGATCTGGATGGCCGAGTAGGCGTCGTTGCACTGGCCGATGTCGAGCAGGCGCGGGATGCCGCCGATATCGCCCAGCTGCTTGTCGAAGAAGCGGAACTTGCCGCAGGCCAGGGTCAGCACCACGCAGTCGGCGGGCACCTTTTCCACGAACTCGGTGTAGTAGTTGCGCCCGGGCTTGGCGCCGTCGCACCCGGCCACCAGGAAGAAGTGGCGGATGGCGCCGGAACGCACGCCGTCGATGACCTTGTCGGCCACGCCGAGCACGGCGTTGCGCCCGAAGCCCGTGAGCACGGAGCCCTTGTCCGCGTCGGCGGCAAAGCCGGGCATGGCCAGGGCCTTGTCGATCACCGGGCCGAAGTCGCCGTTCTTGACGTGCGCGGCGCCGGGCCAGCCCACCAGACCGGTGGTGAAGATGTGGTCCATGTAGGTGGTAGGCTTCTGGATGCAGTTGGTGGTCATGAGGATGGCGCCCGGGAAGGCCGCGAATTCCTTCTGCTGGTTCTGCCAGGCCGTGCCGTAGTGTCCGTGGAAGTGGGGGTACTTCTTGAGCTCGGGGTAGCCGTGGGTGGGCAGCATCTCGCCGTGGGTGTAGATGGTGATGCCCTTGCCCTGGGTCTGCTCCAGCAGGTCGCGCAGGTCCTTGAGGTCGTGGCCGGAAACGAGGATGGCCTTGCCCGCCTTGGGCCCCAGGGGCACGGGCGTGGGCACGGGGTGGCCGTAGGTGCCGGTGTTGGCGGCGTCGAGCAGCTCCATGGTCCGCAGGTTGGTGGCGCCGGCCTCCAGGGCCAGGCCGACCCAGGCGCCCAGGTCCAGGCTGGTGTCGTACACGGCGGCCAGGGCCTTGTGCATGAAGGCGTAGACCGCGTCGTCCTCCTGGCCGAGGATGGCGGCGTGGTCGGCGTAGGCCGCGATGCCGCGCAGGCCGAAGAGCACGATATGCTGCACGCTTTTCACGTTGGGGTCGGCGCTGTGGTCGCGGTGGATGTCGAAGGCCTCGGCCTGGGCGGCCAGGGGCGTCAGGCGGTCGGGGGTCCAGTTGGCGGCGGGCTCGTCGAAGCGGGCCGGGCCCCCGGCGGCGGCCACGGCGGCCTTCAGGCGCTCGCGCAGCTCCACGGCCCGGGGGATGAGCACGGACTCGAAGCGCGCGGGGTCGAAGTTGACGTTGGTCAGGGTGCTGAAGAGGCCCTCGGCGGTGAAGCGGTTGACCTCGCGGTCGGTGACACCCACGGCGCGCCCGGCGTGGGCCACCACGGCCAGCCCGCGCACGGCGTAGGTCAAGAGGTCCTGCAGGGCGGCGACATCGGGGCCCTTGCCGCAGACGCCGTATTTGTCGCAGCCCACGCCCTTGGCGGTTTGCTCGCACTGGTAACAGAACATGGTTGTCCTCCTGGTTGGAAGTTGCATTGCTCGTGTTGGCGGCAGGTGCCGTCAGCCCCAGGAGTACAGGCAGGTGTGGTCGCGGTGTTTGACGTGGGTCAAGGGGGGCGGAAAAAACGCGCGCGCACCGCTTCGGCGTGCGGGCCCCGCCGTGCGCGGGCCGCGCCGGGCTGGCGACGCAGGGGGGCATAGTCCCGAGCCTATATGAAAATCGCGCCCGGCGTCAAACGCGGGCGGCTGGGCGGCGGGACTGCGGGGGGCAGGATGCGGACGGGCGCGGGCGCGGGCGGGCCTCAGCCCTGCTTGGGCGGCGCGGCGGGGCCGGGGCGCAGGGATTTTTCCACGTTCAGCCGCGAGACCTTGGGCTGCATGCGCAGACGGGCGTCGGTCAGGGCGTCGATGGCGCGGTTCTTCTGGTCCGCCGCCTTGCGGGCCACGGCCCCGGAGAGCAGCCCCAGGGGCAGGGCGATCCAGGCCAGTTCGTAGATGCCGTAGGCCACGCCGATCCAGCACGCACCGCCCAGCAGGGCGAGGCCGACCCCCGGGGTCAGCTGGCCCACGTAGATGTTGCCCACCCCGGCCCACAGCAGGGACAGCAGCAGGGCCACATCGGGGTTGCGCCTGCGGCGCAGGGCGCGGTTGCTGTGCTCGGCCATGCGCGCGATCTTTTCGCGCTGCCGGGCCTCGGCCTCGGCCTTGGCCTTGTCGTGGTCGAAGACGGCGGTGGCGTCCTGGGTTTTGGCGCGCGGGGATTGCAGGCCCAGGGCGGAGTCGCCCGTGTCGTCCCAGGGCGACTTGCCGCGCACGATGACCCGGGCCGGGCCCGCGAGGTCGGCCTGCACGGGCTCTTCGGGCTGGCCGGGGGCGGGGTCCTGGTCCCGGTCCGGGGCGTCGGGCTCCCCGTCGCGTTCCAGGTGCAGGGCCGGGGTCTCGGGCCGGGTGGCGTCGTCGGGGTCGTAGGGCCGGGGGGAGCTGTGGGCGGCCAGGTCCTGCGCGTCCGGGGCCGGTTCCCAGTCCGGCACGACCTCCTGCTCGTGGCGGGCCATGGCCTCGTGCAGCTCGCGCAGGTACTGGCGCTCGCTGAGGAAGCCGTCGGCGCGCAGCTCTTCCAGGCGGCGGATGTCGTCGGACAGGGTGGTCTTCTTCATGGGGTCTCCGGAATGGCGCTGGGCGGGACTATGCCCCACTTGGCGGGGGGGCGCAAGGCCGCCCGGCTTGCCTTCGCCAGGCCGACTTGCTACCGTTTGCTGGCGGCGCGTGGCCACCCGGCCCGGGCCGTCGGCCCGCCCCCCGGGGCGCAAGGACGGACATGGCGTATATTGAATGGGACGAGAGCCTGAGCGTGGGCGTGGCGGAAATCGACGCGCAGCACAGGCGGCTGTTCGAGCTGGTCAACACCCTGCACGGGCTGTGCGCCGCCAGCTGCCCGCCCCTGGCGCTGCTGGCGGCGGCGGACGAGTTCTGCGAGTACACCCGCGAGCATTTCGCCACCGAGGAACGGTACATGGACGCCCACCAGTACCGGGGCATGGACGCGCACATCCAGGAGCACATGCAGTGCAGCATGCGCGCGGTGGATTTCCTCGGCCAGGCCCTGGCCGACGACGCGGGCCTGCGCGACGAGTTCCTGGCCTTCCTCCGGGAGTGGCTGGACACGCATATCCGCGGCACCGACATGGGCCTTGGGGCCTACCTCAACAAGCGGGGCGTGGCCTAGATGGCCGGGAACGGGCAGGACATGCCCCTGGGCTATCGGCTGCTCGAGGCGGGGGCCCACGTTTTCGACGCGCTGCACTGCTTCTGGGAGCGGGAGCGCACCGTGCGCCGCGTGGCCACGCTGCTGGTGCTGGCCTTCATGGGCTCGCTGGCGGTCATCGAGCTCAACCGTCTGGGGCTCATCGGCGGGCACCTTTCGCGCATCCTGCCCACCAATCTGTTCTACGCCGTGAACTTCGCCTTCACCCTGGTGCTGGTGGTCGAGGTGGTCAGCATGATCTTCGTGCTGCCCCGGTCCTTCTCGCGCTCGGTGGGCAAGCAGTTCGAGATCCTGGCGCTGATTCTCATGCGCAACTCCTTCAAGGAACTGGTGAACCTGCACACCGTGATCCACTACCCCGACGACCTGGAGACGCTGCTGCGCATCCTGTCCGACGGGGTGGGGGCGCTGGTGGTGTTCTTCCTGCTGGGGGTCTACGCGCGCCTGCCCAGGGGCCAGGAGGCGGTGCGCGACGGGGCGGGGCTGTACGCCTTCGTGCTCACCAAGAAGGTGCTGGCCCTGGCGCTGCTGGCGGTGTTCTGCGGGCTGGGGCTGTACAACGGCTGGCGCTTCGCCGCAGGCGGGGAGCTGGTGGATTTCTTCCAGGTCTTCTACACCGTGCTCATCTTCTCGGACATCTTCGTGGTCCTGCTGTCCCAGCGCTACCTGCCGTCGTTCCACGCGGTGTTCCGCAACTCCGGCTTGGCGCTGACCACGCTGATCATCCGCCTGGCGCTGTCGTCCCCGCCGTTTCTCAACACGGCGCTGGGGATCACGGCGGCGGGCTTCGCCGTGGTGCTGACCTATGTCTGCAACCTGGCGTTTGCGCGCGGCGACGGGGCCTGCCCGGGCGAGGATGGCCGTGCGGGCTAGGCGCCCGGGCGCGGGGGGCGCCCACCGGGGCGCTGGCGCCGCTGTTCCTCGGCCTCGCGGCGCAGGATGTCCGCGAAGCGCGAACGGGACTCGCGCCCCGCGCGCAGCAGGTAGTACACCGCCCCGGCGGCGGCCAGCATGAGCAGCAACCAGCTCACGGCGTCTCCTCCCTTTTTCGCCCGGCCCGGGGCGCGGTGTCCGGCGTGCCGCCAGGCGCGGCCTCCCAGGGCGCATCGCGCGCCTGCTCCACGGCCTCGCGGCAGTGCCGCGCGTCGAGCATGAGCCCGCATCCCGTGCAGGCCACCCGCGCCGTGGCTCAGCGCCCGGTGAGCACCGCCCGCGCGCCGCAGGCCGGGCAGGGGATGGTCAGGTCGTCCATGGCCGGACTATGCGCCAAACCCGGGCCGGGGGCAAGACGGCGGACCCGGGGCCCGGCCGTCACGGATTGTTCACCGCATCGCCTCCTGCCCGCGATGCAAGGCAGGGCCTTGGGGGGTAGACCGTGTCCTGGCACACCCCACAGGGGCGGACTTGTCCGCCACCTCCGCAACCTCCGCCAGCCTCGCGGACAGGGGCGGCGCGGAACCCCACCTTCCGCGCCGCCTTCCTCGTTGTCCTTCGCACCATGGGGCTTTTGCCCCAAGGAGCACGCATGGCCCTGATGCCGATGCCCCGCGCAAGCCGCGCCGCCCTGTTTTTCCTGGTCCTGGCCCTGGCCCTGGCGGCCCTGCCGGGGGCCGCCAGGGGCGGGCAGGAGCCGCGCTACGTGTTCCTGTTCATCGGCGACGGCATGGGCATCGCCCAGCGCGCCGCCGCCGCCGCCTACCTGGGCCGCCCCCTGGCCATGGACGCTTTCCCGGCCCACGGCGTGACCACGACCTTCGCCAGCGACAGCTTCGTCACCGACTCGGCGGCCTCGGCCACGGCCCTGGCCTCGGGCGTCAAGACCAGCCTGGGCCGCCTGGGCCTGGGGCCGGACCTGGCCCCCCTGGCCTCGGTGGCCGAGCTGGCGCGCGACCGGGGCATGCGCGTGGGCATCGTCTCCAGCGTCTCGCTGGACCACGCCACCCCCGCGGCCTTCTACGCCCATGTGCCCTCGCGCGGGCAGTACCACGAGATCGCCCGTGCCCTGGTGGCCAGCGGCTTCGACTACTTCGGCGGCGGCGGCCTGCGCGACCCCGGGGGCAACCGGGACCGCAGCCCCCTGGGCGACGCCCTGGGGCAGGCCCGGGCCTGGGGCTGGCAGGTGGCCGTGGGCCGCGAGGCCATGGCCGGGCTGCGGCCCGGGCAGCGGGCCATCGCCATCAACGCCCGGCTGCGCGACGGCCAGTCCCTGCCCTACAGCATGGACATGACTCCCGAGGACGTGACCCTGGCCGAATTCACGGCCAAAGGCATAGAACTCCTGGATAACCCCCAGGGTTTCTTCATGATGGTCGAGGGCGGCAAGATCGATTGGGCCTGCCACGCCAACGACGCCGCCGCCGCCCTGGCCGACACCCTGGCCTTCGACCGGGCCGTGGGCGTGGCTGCGCGCTTCGCCGCCAGCCGCCCCGGGCAGGTGCTGGTGGTGGCCACCGGCGACCACGAGTGCGGAGGGCTGACCCTCTCGCTGTCGGGCACGCGGCCCATGGCCTTTCCCGAGGTGCTGCGCCACCAGCGCATGTCCCTGCAACGCTTTGCCGACGAGGTGCTGCCCGGGTTCGCCCGGGGCCCGGGCCTGGGGCGCTTCGAGGCCCTGTTGCCCCTGCTGGGCGAGCTGTTCGGCCTGGGCACGGACGGCGCCGCGCCCCTGGCCCTGGACGCGCACGAGCTGGAGACGCTGCGCGCGGCCTTTGCCCGCTCCCCGGCCGGGGGCGGCCCGGCGCCCGCATCGGGCGGCTACGACCCGCTGGTCGTGGCCCTGGGCAGCATCCTGGGCCGCAAGGCCGGGCTGGGCTGGACCTCCCAGCGCCACAGCGGGGTGCCGGTGAGCACCTCGGCCCTGGGCGTGGGCCAGGAGCGGTTCAGCGGCGCCTACGACAACGCGGCCCTGGGCCGCACGCTGCTGGCCCTCATGGGCCTTGGCCCCGGCCCGGCCCTGCCCGCCCGCACCGTCGCCTTGCGGACCGTGCCGTCCGCCCTGCCTTGAGCCTCGTCCGGCCCCCCCTTGCGCCGCGCCTGTCGCGCGACACCGTGCTGGCCCTGGCCTTTGCGCTGCTCACGGCGGTGCTGGCTTGGCTGCCCACCGGGCCCCCGGCGGCGCAGGGCGAGGGGCGCCCGGCGCTGGTGCTGGCCGTGGACGACACCCAGGTCCAGCGCATGGGGCTGATGACCGTGGGCGAGCAGCGGCTGACCCTGCGCCTGCTGTCCGGCCCGCAGCGGGGCCTGGAGCTGGAGGCCGTGAACCCCCTGCTGGGGCAGATGGAGCGCGACAAGCTCTTCGCCCCGGGCGACACGGCCCACGTGGTGCTGACCAAGGACCAGGCGGGCCGCGTGGTCTTCGCCCACCCGCAGGACCACTACCGCCTGGACCTGGAACTGGTGCTGCTGGGACTCCTGGCCGCGCTGCTGGTGGCCTTCGCGGGCTGGACCGGGGTCCGCGCGCTGCTGTCCTTCGTGTTCGCGGGGGTGGTGCTGTGGAAGGTGCTGGTGCCGCTGCTGCTGCGCGGGGTGGACCCGGTGTGGGCCACCCTGGGGGTGACCACACTGCTGTCGGCGGCCATCATCTTCCTGGTGGCCGGGCTGACGCGCACGGGCCTGGCGGCCTTCTGCGGGACCATGCTCGGCGTGGGCACGGCCTGCGCCCTGGCGCTGTACTTCACGGCCCGCTTTCACATGAACGGGGCCGTGCTGCCCTTTTCCGAAACCCTGCTCTACGCCGGATACCAGCACCTGGACCTGGCGCGCATCTACGCCGCCGGGGTCTTCCTCTCCGCCTCGGGCGCGGTGATGGACCTGGCCATGGACGTGGCGGCGAGCATGGGCGAGCTGGCGGCCAAGAGGCCGGACATGGGGCGGGGGGAACTGCTGCGCTCGGGCCTGCGCGTGGGCCGGGCCGTGGTCGGCACCATGACCACCACCCTGCTTTTGGCCTACTGCGGCGGGGCTGTGACCCTGCTCATGGCCTTCATGGCCCAGGGCGTGCCCCTGGCGACCACGAGCAATCTGGTTTTCGTGGCCGCCGAGGTGTTGCGGACCCTGGCGGGCTCCTTCGGGCTGGTGGCCGTGGCGCCGTTCACGGCCCTGTGCGGGGCGGTGATCTTCGCCCCCCGGCACCCCCCGGCGCGCCCGGTCGGCTAGCCCAGCAGGGCGATGACCACGGGCAGGGTCAGGGCCGCCAGCAGGGTCTGGGCGGAGATGATGGCTGCCATGAGGTCGGCGTCGCCGCCGAGCTGGCGGGCCAGGATGTAGGCCGAGGTGGCCGTGGGCAGGGCCGCGAAGATCACGGCCACGTCCAGGGCCGTGCCCCGGGCCCCGAACAACAGGCACAGCAGGGCTGTCGCCAGGGGCAGCACGACCAGCTTGGCTCCCGAGGCCCACAGCGCGGGCCGCAGGGCGCCGCCCAGGGCCCCTGGGCGCAGGCCCGCGCCCACGGCCAGCAGGCCCATGGGCAGGGCCGCCCGGGCCAGCACGGCCAGGGCCTCGTAGACGCTTTCGGGCAGCCGCAGGCCCGAGAGGTTCAGGGCGAACCCCGCCACGCAGCCCAGGATCAGCGGATTCTTCGCCAGCTCCCGCACCAGTCCCATCCCGTGGCCGTTGGCCCCGCCGCCCAGGCGCGCCACCACCGGCACGCACATCAGGTTGATGAGCGGAATCAGGGCCACCATGGCCACCGCCGCCAGGGCCAGGCCGTGGGGGCCGTGGAGCGCCGCCACCAGGGCCAGCCCCACGTAGGTGTTCATGCGCACCCCGCCCTGGAACACCGAGGAGAAGGCCGGGCCGTCCAGGCCCGTGCGCCCGCGCAGGGCCAGCAGCCCGGCGCCGGTCAGGGCCAGGCCGGCCATGAGCCCCAGGGCCATGGGCAGGGTGGAGGCGTCGCCGAAATCGGCCCGGGCCAGGGTGTTGACCAGAAGCGCCGGGAACAGCAGCACGTAGGTCATCCGCTCGGCCTGGGCCCAGAAGCCTGCGCCGGGAAAGTCCGCGCGGCGCAGGACGTGGCCAAGGACGATCACGGCAAAGACGGGCACCAGGGCGTTGAGCATCGGAGGCCTCGGCGGGTTGGGGTGCGGCGTGGCGACAGGCCCTGATACTCCAAAGGGTCGGCGGGCACAACGGAGACGAGGGGGCGGGCGGCGGCGCCGGGCGGGGGCTCGGGCATCGGGGCGGCTGAGGAGGCTGCGGGCCGCCTGGTTGTCATGGCCCGCGCCCGGGGTTCGCGGCGGCGCAGATGCAGGGGGCAGGCCGCCGCATGGCGCCTCCCGCCCCGGGGTGGAGCGGGGGCGCCATGCGGCGGTGCGTGGGGCTAGGGGCGCACGCCCAGGGGGTAGGCCTCGCGGTGGGGCGCGATGGCCCGGCCCAGCCAGTCCACGGCGCGGCCCAGATGCTCCATGTTGGCCAGGGCCTCGGCGTCGGCGTTGACCTCGCCCTTGTCGCGGCCGTAGCCGATGTTCCAGTAGATGGACCCGGGCACGATCATCTGGGACATCAGGAACATGTGGTTGATGGTGTCGAAGGCGTGGGTGGCTCCGCCGCGGCGCACGGCGACCACCGCCGCGCCGATCTTGCCGCGCAGGGCCGCGCCGTTGGCGATGGACACCAGCCCGGTGCGGTCCAGCAGGGCCTTCATCTCGGCGCTTACGTCGGTGAAGTAGGTCGGCGTGCCCAGGATCAGCGCGTCGGCGCGCAGGATCTTCTCCAGCACGTCGTTCAGGTCGTCGTTCTTCACGGCGCAGCGCATATCCTTGTTCTCGAAGCATTTGTAGCAGGCGATGCAGCCGTGGACGGCCTTGCCGGAGAGGCCGACCAGTTCGGTCTGCCAGCCCGCGCGGGCCAGGGGGGCCAGGGCGTGGGTCAGCAGGATCTCGGTGTTGCCGCCCTTGCGCGGGCTGCCGTTGATGGCCAATGCGTACATGACGTTCTCCTTCCGGGGTTTGGGTTGACTTGCGTGCCTCCTTCATTATGCTTTGATTCCGACATGGCAAGTACTGCCAAAAAAGACAGGTACTATCAAAAAGTATAGCAAGGAGGGCGGCCATGGCCGGAGCCTGCCGCGAGAAGGAAGTCAACGGGCGGCGCTACCGCTGCTTTTTCGAGCTGACGTTGCAGCTCATCGGCGGCAAGTGGAAGCCCGTGGTGCTCTACCACCTGGCCCAGGCCGGGGTGCTGCGCTTCGGCGAGCTGCGCCGGGGCCTGCCCGGCGTCACCGAGCGCATGCTGACCCGCTGCCTGCGCGAGCTGGAAGCCGACGGGCTGGTGCGCCGCGAGGTCTACCGCCAGGTGCCGCCCCGGGTGGAGTACGCCCTGACGGACCTGGGGGCCAGCCTGATGCCCATCCTGCGCGACATGCGCGACTGGGGCGCGCGCTACGAGGAGCGCGTGGCCGGGGCGGGGGCCTTCGCGGGCGGGGAGTACGAGCCGCGCCAGGAGCCCGAGCCTGGGCGCCCCGGGGCCTGAACCGCCCGGGGCCCCGGCACGCCGCGCGCGCCGGGGCCCCGGGTGGCCGGGCGGGGGGGTCAGGCCTCCCCGGCGGCCTCGGCCAGCAGCTCTTCCTTGCGGATGCGGATGGTCTCCTCGACCTCCTCGGCCACGTCGGCGAGGTCGGGCTTTTCGGGGGATTCCAGCAGGGCGATCTGCAGGTTCAGCTCGCGCATGATGCGCACTTCGCCGGTGTTGTGGTACTGGCGCCAGGCGGCCACGGCCTTTTCGGGCTGCCCCAGCCGGGCAAAGGCCAGGCCCAGGTACAGGGCGCTGAAGTTGTCCTGCTTGGCCTCGCGCAGCACGCGTTCGAATTCGATGCGCGCCTGGAGGAACTGCCCGGCGGTGTACAGGCAGTAGCCCAGGCGCTTGCGGCCTTCCAGGTGCGCCGGGAACAGGCGGATGCATTCGCGGTATTCGGGGATGGCCGCCGCGTAGTCGGCCACGGCGTAGGCCTGGTTGCCGCGCAGGAAGGCCTCCTTGGCCTGCCGGGCGGCGTCGGGGGCTACGCCCTGGGTGGCGGCGGCCAGGGCGGCGGGCTCGGGGCGGTCCTCCCCGCGCAGCCTGCGCAGCCCGCCGAACAGGAAGTCGCGCCGCGACAGGGGTTCCTTCTTCTTCTCGCTCACGTCGGTCCTCCCGGAAAAAGGTGGACCCACCATACCCGAATGGGCTGGTCGGTCAATACCGGGGCCGGGCGCGGGTTCCGGGTGGTCCGGGCGGCCTCAGGCGGCCTCGATGTGGCTGCGGTTCTT is drawn from Desulfocurvus vexinensis DSM 17965 and contains these coding sequences:
- a CDS encoding tetratricopeptide repeat protein, which codes for MSEKKKEPLSRRDFLFGGLRRLRGEDRPEPAALAAATQGVAPDAARQAKEAFLRGNQAYAVADYAAAIPEYRECIRLFPAHLEGRKRLGYCLYTAGQFLQARIEFERVLREAKQDNFSALYLGLAFARLGQPEKAVAAWRQYHNTGEVRIMRELNLQIALLESPEKPDLADVAEEVEETIRIRKEELLAEAAGEA
- a CDS encoding prepilin peptidase, encoding MKKTTLSDDIRRLEELRADGFLSERQYLRELHEAMARHEQEVVPDWEPAPDAQDLAAHSSPRPYDPDDATRPETPALHLERDGEPDAPDRDQDPAPGQPEEPVQADLAGPARVIVRGKSPWDDTGDSALGLQSPRAKTQDATAVFDHDKAKAEAEARQREKIARMAEHSNRALRRRRNPDVALLLSLLWAGVGNIYVGQLTPGVGLALLGGACWIGVAYGIYELAWIALPLGLLSGAVARKAADQKNRAIDALTDARLRMQPKVSRLNVEKSLRPGPAAPPKQG
- the hcp gene encoding hydroxylamine reductase, which produces MFCYQCEQTAKGVGCDKYGVCGKGPDVAALQDLLTYAVRGLAVVAHAGRAVGVTDREVNRFTAEGLFSTLTNVNFDPARFESVLIPRAVELRERLKAAVAAAGGPARFDEPAANWTPDRLTPLAAQAEAFDIHRDHSADPNVKSVQHIVLFGLRGIAAYADHAAILGQEDDAVYAFMHKALAAVYDTSLDLGAWVGLALEAGATNLRTMELLDAANTGTYGHPVPTPVPLGPKAGKAILVSGHDLKDLRDLLEQTQGKGITIYTHGEMLPTHGYPELKKYPHFHGHYGTAWQNQQKEFAAFPGAILMTTNCIQKPTTYMDHIFTTGLVGWPGAAHVKNGDFGPVIDKALAMPGFAADADKGSVLTGFGRNAVLGVADKVIDGVRSGAIRHFFLVAGCDGAKPGRNYYTEFVEKVPADCVVLTLACGKFRFFDKQLGDIGGIPRLLDIGQCNDAYSAIQIATALAGAFGCGVNDLPLSMVLSWYEQKAVAILLTLLHLGVKNIRLGPSLPAFITPAVLDFLVQNYGIRPITTPDEDLAAILG
- a CDS encoding bacteriohemerythrin, with amino-acid sequence MAYIEWDESLSVGVAEIDAQHRRLFELVNTLHGLCAASCPPLALLAAADEFCEYTREHFATEERYMDAHQYRGMDAHIQEHMQCSMRAVDFLGQALADDAGLRDEFLAFLREWLDTHIRGTDMGLGAYLNKRGVA
- a CDS encoding YibE/F family protein, with translation MSLVRPPLAPRLSRDTVLALAFALLTAVLAWLPTGPPAAQGEGRPALVLAVDDTQVQRMGLMTVGEQRLTLRLLSGPQRGLELEAVNPLLGQMERDKLFAPGDTAHVVLTKDQAGRVVFAHPQDHYRLDLELVLLGLLAALLVAFAGWTGVRALLSFVFAGVVLWKVLVPLLLRGVDPVWATLGVTTLLSAAIIFLVAGLTRTGLAAFCGTMLGVGTACALALYFTARFHMNGAVLPFSETLLYAGYQHLDLARIYAAGVFLSASGAVMDLAMDVAASMGELAAKRPDMGRGELLRSGLRVGRAVVGTMTTTLLLAYCGGAVTLLMAFMAQGVPLATTSNLVFVAAEVLRTLAGSFGLVAVAPFTALCGAVIFAPRHPPARPVG
- a CDS encoding alkaline phosphatase, whose protein sequence is MPMPRASRAALFFLVLALALAALPGAARGGQEPRYVFLFIGDGMGIAQRAAAAAYLGRPLAMDAFPAHGVTTTFASDSFVTDSAASATALASGVKTSLGRLGLGPDLAPLASVAELARDRGMRVGIVSSVSLDHATPAAFYAHVPSRGQYHEIARALVASGFDYFGGGGLRDPGGNRDRSPLGDALGQARAWGWQVAVGREAMAGLRPGQRAIAINARLRDGQSLPYSMDMTPEDVTLAEFTAKGIELLDNPQGFFMMVEGGKIDWACHANDAAAALADTLAFDRAVGVAARFAASRPGQVLVVATGDHECGGLTLSLSGTRPMAFPEVLRHQRMSLQRFADEVLPGFARGPGLGRFEALLPLLGELFGLGTDGAAPLALDAHELETLRAAFARSPAGGGPAPASGGYDPLVVALGSILGRKAGLGWTSQRHSGVPVSTSALGVGQERFSGAYDNAALGRTLLALMGLGPGPALPARTVALRTVPSALP
- a CDS encoding flavodoxin family protein; translation: MYALAINGSPRKGGNTEILLTHALAPLARAGWQTELVGLSGKAVHGCIACYKCFENKDMRCAVKNDDLNDVLEKILRADALILGTPTYFTDVSAEMKALLDRTGLVSIANGAALRGKIGAAVVAVRRGGATHAFDTINHMFLMSQMIVPGSIYWNIGYGRDKGEVNADAEALANMEHLGRAVDWLGRAIAPHREAYPLGVRP
- a CDS encoding winged helix-turn-helix transcriptional regulator encodes the protein MAGACREKEVNGRRYRCFFELTLQLIGGKWKPVVLYHLAQAGVLRFGELRRGLPGVTERMLTRCLRELEADGLVRREVYRQVPPRVEYALTDLGASLMPILRDMRDWGARYEERVAGAGAFAGGEYEPRQEPEPGRPGA
- a CDS encoding AEC family transporter; the protein is MLNALVPVFAVIVLGHVLRRADFPGAGFWAQAERMTYVLLFPALLVNTLARADFGDASTLPMALGLMAGLALTGAGLLALRGRTGLDGPAFSSVFQGGVRMNTYVGLALVAALHGPHGLALAAVAMVALIPLINLMCVPVVARLGGGANGHGMGLVRELAKNPLILGCVAGFALNLSGLRLPESVYEALAVLARAALPMGLLAVGAGLRPGALGGALRPALWASGAKLVVLPLATALLCLLFGARGTALDVAVIFAALPTATSAYILARQLGGDADLMAAIISAQTLLAALTLPVVIALLG